In Eucalyptus grandis isolate ANBG69807.140 chromosome 4, ASM1654582v1, whole genome shotgun sequence, the following proteins share a genomic window:
- the LOC104440921 gene encoding GDSL esterase/lipase At5g45910, producing the protein MTKGLKVDPKQNSLELLDMKAMKILVFFLLFCLSSDPILSSPGRYEAIFNFGDSLSDTGNFLRSGALAFPVIGKLPYGETFFRHATGRCSDGRLIVDFIAEAFGLPHLPPYLAVAKGPHVRTGVNFAVAGATALDSSFFYAKKIGPLMWTNDSLSVQLRWFKNLKSSLCTTKQQCDEYFNRSLFLVGEIGGNDYNYPSFVGASIKQLHALVPLVVGAITRAVGMLIEEGAVNLVVPGNLPVGCSAVYLTLFHSPDKSAYDPGTGCLKAYNVFAKYHNNYLKQELQNLREQYPHARIMYADYYGAALPIYHTPKHYGFYGGTLRACCGGGGPFNFNNSARCGHTGSTACRDPSAFANWDGIHLTESAYHHIAKRLIYGGFISPPLRP; encoded by the exons ATGACAAAAGGGCTCAAGGTCGACCCTAAGCAGAATTCTCTAGAATTGCTCGACATGAAAGCCATGAAGATACTagtcttcttcttgctcttctgCCTCTCTTCGGATCCCATTTTGTCAAGCCCCGGTCGCTACGAGGCAATCTTCAACTTCGGCGACTCTCTAAGTGACACCGGAAACTTCCTCCGTTCTGGGGCACTCGCATTTCCGGTCATCGGGAAGCTCCCTTATGGCGAGACTTTTTTCCGCCACGCGACCGGTCGATGTTCGGATGGACGCCTCATTGTCGATTTCATAG CTGAAGCATTTGGACTGCCTCATCTTCCACCATACCTCGCAGTAGCCAAAGGCCCACACGTCCGTACGGGAGTGAACTTCGCAGTTGCTGGTGCCACAGCACTCGACTCATCATTCTTCTATGCTAAGAAGATTGGGCCACTGATGTGGACCAATGACTCGTTGAGTGTTCAGCTTCGCTGGTTCAAGAATTTGAAGTCGTCTCTCTGCACCACCAAACAAC AATGTGATGAGTACTTCAACAGGTCCCTGTTTCTGGTGGGGGAGATAGGTGGAAATGACTACAACTATCCCTCCTTTGTCGGTGCAAGCATTAAACAGCTCCATGCTTTGGTACCGCTAGTGGTTGGAGCAATCACTCGTGCCGTCGGT ATGCTGATAGAAGAAGGGGCTGTGAATCTGGTGGTGCCGGGAAACTTGCCGGTAGGCTGCTCCGCAGTTTATTTGACTTTATTTCACAGCCCTGACAAATCAGCCTACGATCCGGGAACCGGATGCCTCAAGGCTTATAATGTTTTCGCCAAGTATCACAATAACTATCTCAAGCAAGAATTGCAAAATCTGAGAGAACAATACCCTCATGCAAGAATCATGTATGCTGATTATTATGGTGCCGCCTTGCCTATCTATCACACTCCCAAACACTACG GCTTTTATGGAGGGACACTAAGGGCTTGCTGTGGAGGAGGCGGTCCATTTAACTTCAATAATTCAGCAAGGTGCGGCCATACCGGCTCGACTGCTTGCAGAGATCCATCGGCTTTCGCCAATTGGGATGGGATTCACCTGACCGAGTCTGCCTATCATCACATCGCCAAAAGGTTGATCTACGGGGGCTTCATATCTCCTCCACTCCGACCTTAA
- the LOC104440920 gene encoding adenylate-forming reductase 03009, producing MESQVRFSSCRGVAFEIKPHADPFAIATPRIAPEMPNHGSKRSWLPWGSSRIAPSSLIQRSTSKASSHFCDLDLQDDNDEQNDVLSETLEEGTFIEPEKHAERKRAEMASKIDPPPSKPARGHESSRLSVILLDQGLFTVYKRLFVVCLTLNVVSLVLAATGHFPYARNRAALFSIANIFALTLCRSEAVLRVAFWLAVKLLGHWWVPLFAKTAVTSLLQSLGGIHSGCGVSSLVWLVYALVLTLKDRDNTSPEIIGVASAILALIALSCLLWGFVILTIAYDPRTKSYKRDELGSRLVRQQEFWFTVGITVLIIIPWVTVRRVPVKVSSPSGHASIIKFQGGVKAGILGRISPSPLSEWHAFGIISDGKDEHMMLAGAVGDFTKSLVANPPAHLWVRQVHFAGLPYLVNMYGRVLLVATGSGICVFLSFLLQPCKASMVSHHPRDKVIVHDTAVLGRPNVAEMSVDAAKKWGAEVVIVTSNPEGSRDVVNACKNEGIAAFGPIWDS from the exons ATGGAAAGCCAAGTGAGGTTTTCGAGTTGCCGAGGCGTGGCGTTTGAGATCAAGCCTCATGCAGATCCATTTGCCATCGCCACCCCTCGGATAGCTCCCGAGATGCCCAACCACGGAAGCAAAAGGTCTTGGCTTCCATGGGGCTCGTCTAGGATAGCTCCGTCGTCGCTGATCCAGCGATCGACGAGCAAAGCAAGTAGTCACTTTTGCGACCTTGACCTCCAAGACGACAACGACGAACAAAATGATGTCCTTTCGGAAACGCTCGAGGAAGGCACTTTCATCGAGCCTGAAAAACACGCGGAGAGAAAGCGAGCCGAAATGGCCTCAAAGATCGACCCGCCTCCCTCGAAGCCCGCCCGAGGCCATGAGTCGTCGAGGCTGTCGGTCATACTCCTCGACCAAGGGCTGTTCACGGTGTACAAGCGGCTATTCGTCGTTTGCTTGACCCTAAATGTTGTTTCCCTGGTCCTTGCAGCGACTGGACACTTCCCTTATGCGAGGAACCGAGCCGCCCTCTTCTCCATCGCCAACATCTTCGCGCTCACCCTGTGCCGGAGCGAGGCCGTCTTGCGCGTCGCCTTCTGGCTGGCTGTGAAGCTACTCGGCCACTGGTGGGTCCCGCTCTTCGCCAAGACCGCCGTGACCTCTCTCCTTCAGAGCCTCGGTGGGATCCACAGCGGGTGCGGCGTCTCGTCCCTTGTGTGGCTGGTCTACGCCCTAGTCCTAACCCTCAAGGACCGGGACAACACGTCACCCGAGATAATTGGGGTCGCGTCGGCGATCCTCGCTCTCATCGCCCTGTCTT GCCTTCTCTGGGGGTTCGTCATCCTCACCATCGCCTACGACCCAAGGACGAAGAGTTACAAGAGGGACGAGTTGGGGTCGAGGTTGGTGAGGCAACAAGAGTTTTGGTTCACGGTGGGGATTACGGTTTTGATAATAATACCGTGGGTGACGGTGAGGAGAGTGCCCGTCAAGGTGTCTTCTCCTTCTGGCCATGCCTCCATAATCAAGTTCCAAGGGGGAGTCAAAGCAG GCATCTTGGGTCGGATCAGCCCATCCCCGCTATCCGAGTGGCATGCCTTTGGCATCATCTCCGACGGCAAGGATGAACACATGATGCTTGCTGGAGCTGTTGGCGACTTCACGAAATCCCTCGTCGCCAACCCGCCAGCCCACCTCTGGGTCCGCCAGGTCCACTTTGCTGGCTTACCCTACCTTGTCAACATGTACGGCCGGGTCCTTCTGGTTGCCACCGGCTCCGGCATTTGTGTCTTCCTATCATTCCTACTCCAACCTTGCAAAGCAAGC ATGGTTAGCCATCACCCGAGAGACAAGGTTATCGTGCATGACACAGCGGTGCTTGGGCGGCCAAATGTGGCGGAGATGAGTGTGGACGCGGCGAAGAAGTGGGGCGCTGAGGTGGTGATCGTCACGAGCAACCCTGAGGGAAGTAGGGACGTGGTGAACGCATGCAAGAACGAAGGGATCGCCGCTTTTGGTCCCATTTGGGATTCTTGA